The following coding sequences are from one Sesamum indicum cultivar Zhongzhi No. 13 linkage group LG11, S_indicum_v1.0, whole genome shotgun sequence window:
- the LOC105174512 gene encoding probable serine/threonine-protein kinase BSK3 isoform X1, whose amino-acid sequence MGARCSKFSFCWWHSHLKPTVLQSSDLENGEKNSFPNFREFSWEELKAATNGFSPENIVSEHGEKAPNVVYKGFLESEGWIAVKRFNKSAWPDSRQFLDEAKAVGNLRSERLANLVGCCFDGEERLLVAEFMPNETLAKHLFHWENQPMKWAMRLRVALYLAQALDYCSSRGRALYHDLNAYRVLFDQDGNPRLSCFGLMKNSRDGKSYSTNLAFTPPEYLRTGRVTAESVVYSFGTMLLDLLSGKHIPPSHALDLIRGKNFLMLMDSCLEGHFSNDDGTELVRLATRCLQYEARERPNAKSLVTSLMSLQKEIEVPSYVLLGIPQGNANGTQPLLLTPMGEACLRMDLTAIHEILDKAGYKDDEGIANELSFQMWTNQMQETLNSKKQGDAAFRAKDFATAIDCYTQFIDGGTMVSPTVYARRCLSYLMSDVPNQALADAMQALVVSPDWPTAFHLQAVSLFILGMENDAQESLREATNLEAKRNKT is encoded by the exons ATGGGTGCAAGGTGTTCCAAATTTTCCTTCTGCTGGTGGCATTCTCACCTCAAGCCCACTGTTCTTCAATCCTCTGATCTGG AGAATGGGGAGAAAAATTCGTTTCCTAACTTCAGAGAGTTTAGCTGGGAGGAGCTGAAAGCTGCAACAAATGGGTTTTCTCCGGAAAACATTGTGTCTGAGCATGGCGAGAAGGCTCCTAATGTAGTTTACAAAGGCTTCCTTGAAAGTGAAGGATGGATTGCTGTTAAGCGCTTTAACAAGTCTGCTTGGCCTGATTCTCGCCAATTTCTT GATGAGGCTAAGGCAGTGGGAAACCTGAGAAGTGAAAGGTTAGCAAATCTCGTCGGATGTTGCTTTGATGGGGAGGAGAGGTTGCTGGTGGCAGAATTTATGCCCAATGAGACTCTTGCCAAGCATTTATTTCACT GGGAGAACCAACCAATGAAATGGGCAATGAGATTGAGGGTCGCTTTGTATCTGGCACAAGCTCTGGACTACTGCAGTAGTAGAGGTCGGGCGTTATATCATGATCTTAATGCTTACAGAGTCTTGTTTGATCAG GACGGTAATCCCAGGCTCTCTTGCTTCGGCCTGATGAAAAATAGCAGAGATGGCAAAAGTTACAGTACAAACTTAGCTTTCACCCCTCCAGAGTACTTGAGAACTG GAAGAGTAACTGCGGAGAGTGTGGTTTACAGCTTCGGAACCATGCTGCTAGATCTTCTAAGTGGCAAGCATATACCTCCAAGCCAT GCACTTGATCTCATCCGTGGCAAAAACTTTCTGATGCTAATGGATTCTTGCTTGGAGGGTCATTTCTCAAACGATGACGGAACAGAGTTGGTGCGCTTAGCAACCCGTTGCCTGCAATATGAAGCAAGAGAGAGGCCTAATGCCAAATCTCTAGTCACTTCTCTCATGTCTCTTCAGAAGGAAATTGAG GTTCCTTCTTATGTTTTACTGGGAATTCCACAAGGAAATGCAAATGGAACTCAGCCATTACTGTTGACACCCATGGGTGAAGCATGTTTGAGAATGGATCTCACTGCCATACATGAAATATTGGATAAGGCTGGATATAAAGATGATGAAGGAATTGCCAATGAG CTATCTTTTCAAATGTGGACAAATCAAATGCAGGAGACCTTGAATTCCAAGAAGCAAGGGGATGCTGCTTTCCGAGCCAAGGATTTCGCTACTGCTATTGATTGCTACACACAG TTCATTGATGGTGGGACAATGGTGTCGCCTACTGTATATGCTCGTCGCTGCTTATCTTATTTGATGAGTGATGTGCCTAATCAAGCTCTAGCGGATGCCATGCAAGCACTGGTAGTATCACCCGATTGGCCAACTGCTTTTCACCTTCAAGCGGTTTCACTCTTCATACTTGGAATGGAAAATGATGCGCAAGAATCGCTAAGGGAAGCCACAAATTTGGAAgccaaaagaaacaaaacctGA
- the LOC105174512 gene encoding probable serine/threonine-protein kinase BSK3 isoform X2 — MGARCSKFSFCWWHSHLKPTVLQSSDLENGEKNSFPNFREFSWEELKAATNGFSPENIVSEHGEKAPNVVYKGFLESEGWIAVKRFNKSAWPDSRQFLDEAKAVGNLRSERLANLVGCCFDGEERLLVAEFMPNETLAKHLFHWENQPMKWAMRLRVALYLAQALDYCSSRGRALYHDLNAYRVLFDQDGNPRLSCFGLMKNSRDGKSYSTNLAFTPPEYLRTGRVTAESVVYSFGTMLLDLLSGKHIPPSHALDLIRGKNFLMLMDSCLEGHFSNDDGTELVRLATRCLQYEARERPNAKSLVTSLMSLQKEIEVPSYVLLGIPQGNANGTQPLLLTPMGEACLRMDLTAIHEILDKAGYKDDEGIANEETLNSKKQGDAAFRAKDFATAIDCYTQFIDGGTMVSPTVYARRCLSYLMSDVPNQALADAMQALVVSPDWPTAFHLQAVSLFILGMENDAQESLREATNLEAKRNKT; from the exons ATGGGTGCAAGGTGTTCCAAATTTTCCTTCTGCTGGTGGCATTCTCACCTCAAGCCCACTGTTCTTCAATCCTCTGATCTGG AGAATGGGGAGAAAAATTCGTTTCCTAACTTCAGAGAGTTTAGCTGGGAGGAGCTGAAAGCTGCAACAAATGGGTTTTCTCCGGAAAACATTGTGTCTGAGCATGGCGAGAAGGCTCCTAATGTAGTTTACAAAGGCTTCCTTGAAAGTGAAGGATGGATTGCTGTTAAGCGCTTTAACAAGTCTGCTTGGCCTGATTCTCGCCAATTTCTT GATGAGGCTAAGGCAGTGGGAAACCTGAGAAGTGAAAGGTTAGCAAATCTCGTCGGATGTTGCTTTGATGGGGAGGAGAGGTTGCTGGTGGCAGAATTTATGCCCAATGAGACTCTTGCCAAGCATTTATTTCACT GGGAGAACCAACCAATGAAATGGGCAATGAGATTGAGGGTCGCTTTGTATCTGGCACAAGCTCTGGACTACTGCAGTAGTAGAGGTCGGGCGTTATATCATGATCTTAATGCTTACAGAGTCTTGTTTGATCAG GACGGTAATCCCAGGCTCTCTTGCTTCGGCCTGATGAAAAATAGCAGAGATGGCAAAAGTTACAGTACAAACTTAGCTTTCACCCCTCCAGAGTACTTGAGAACTG GAAGAGTAACTGCGGAGAGTGTGGTTTACAGCTTCGGAACCATGCTGCTAGATCTTCTAAGTGGCAAGCATATACCTCCAAGCCAT GCACTTGATCTCATCCGTGGCAAAAACTTTCTGATGCTAATGGATTCTTGCTTGGAGGGTCATTTCTCAAACGATGACGGAACAGAGTTGGTGCGCTTAGCAACCCGTTGCCTGCAATATGAAGCAAGAGAGAGGCCTAATGCCAAATCTCTAGTCACTTCTCTCATGTCTCTTCAGAAGGAAATTGAG GTTCCTTCTTATGTTTTACTGGGAATTCCACAAGGAAATGCAAATGGAACTCAGCCATTACTGTTGACACCCATGGGTGAAGCATGTTTGAGAATGGATCTCACTGCCATACATGAAATATTGGATAAGGCTGGATATAAAGATGATGAAGGAATTGCCAATGAG GAGACCTTGAATTCCAAGAAGCAAGGGGATGCTGCTTTCCGAGCCAAGGATTTCGCTACTGCTATTGATTGCTACACACAG TTCATTGATGGTGGGACAATGGTGTCGCCTACTGTATATGCTCGTCGCTGCTTATCTTATTTGATGAGTGATGTGCCTAATCAAGCTCTAGCGGATGCCATGCAAGCACTGGTAGTATCACCCGATTGGCCAACTGCTTTTCACCTTCAAGCGGTTTCACTCTTCATACTTGGAATGGAAAATGATGCGCAAGAATCGCTAAGGGAAGCCACAAATTTGGAAgccaaaagaaacaaaacctGA
- the LOC105174513 gene encoding mitochondrial import inner membrane translocase subunit TIM10: protein MAAGNTPSAFEREQIIGMMEKEMEYRVEMFNKLTHTCFNKCIENKYKDSELNMGENSCIDRCVSKYWQVTNLVGQLLGNNRPPM, encoded by the exons ATGGCTGCAGGCAATACCCCCTCTGCGTTTGAGAGAGAACAG ATTATTGGGATGATGGAGAAGGAGATGGAGTATAGGGTGGAGATGTTTAACAA GCTCACGCACACATGTTTCAACAAATGCATCGAGAACAA GTACAAGGATTCTGAGTTAAACATGGGAGAAAACAGTTGCATTGACCGCTGTGTTTCAAAATATTGGCAG GTGACTAACTTAGTTGGCCAACTGCTAGGCAACAATCGACCTCCTATGTAG